Proteins encoded together in one Candidatus Melainabacteria bacterium window:
- a CDS encoding glycosyltransferase, producing the protein MPKVSIIIPTYNRENFISETIESVLNQTFKDFEIVIINDGSTDNTKKKLEKFNTKIKLINQANSERAVSRNNGVKNSNGEYIAFLDSDDLWEKDKLEKQVEILDKYKDMVLVYSQCSRINENGIKIKTAKRQLEGYSGNIFEKLLLRNIISSPTPLVRRDFFEKTIGFQTQYVPYEDWEFWLRFSLFGKFYFIPERLARYRIHPEQSVKLATAQKIEEVTTKLLNDSFKLKNTKEEIIKRSLGIANLRFCYWYIMANQISKAKEKINIALNLYPNFLIDPRFYGLSILCKMPQLAGKWIFELEQYH; encoded by the coding sequence ATGCCAAAAGTAAGCATAATAATTCCAACATACAATAGAGAAAATTTTATTTCTGAAACAATTGAAAGTGTTTTAAATCAAACCTTTAAAGATTTTGAAATCGTTATTATAAATGATGGATCAACTGATAATACAAAAAAAAAGTTAGAAAAGTTTAATACAAAAATCAAATTAATTAATCAAGCAAATTCTGAAAGGGCTGTTTCTAGAAATAATGGTGTAAAAAATTCAAACGGTGAATACATAGCATTTTTAGATTCAGATGATCTTTGGGAAAAAGACAAATTAGAAAAACAAGTTGAAATATTGGACAAATATAAAGACATGGTTCTTGTCTACAGTCAATGTTCAAGAATAAATGAAAATGGGATAAAAATTAAAACTGCAAAAAGGCAGCTTGAAGGATATTCAGGCAATATATTTGAAAAATTACTTTTAAGAAATATTATTTCCTCACCTACACCTTTAGTTAGAAGAGATTTTTTTGAAAAGACCATAGGATTTCAAACCCAATATGTTCCTTATGAAGACTGGGAATTTTGGCTTAGGTTTTCTTTATTTGGAAAGTTTTATTTTATTCCAGAAAGGCTTGCTAGATATAGAATTCATCCTGAGCAATCTGTAAAACTTGCAACTGCACAAAAAATAGAAGAAGTAACAACAAAGCTTTTAAATGATTCTTTTAAGTTAAAAAATACTAAAGAAGAAATTATTAAAAGATCTCTAGGCATTGCAAATTTAAGATTTTGCTATTGGTACATAATGGCAAATCAAATTTCAAAAGCAAAAGAAAAAATTAACATTGCATTAAATTTATATCCTAATTTTTTAATTGATCCAAGATTTTATGGACTTAGTATTTTATGTAAAATGCCTCAGCTTGCAGGAAAATGGATTTTTGAGTTAGAGCAGTATCATTAA
- a CDS encoding phosphoglucomutase/phosphomannomutase family protein, translating into MSSNIKFGTDGWRDVIADGFTFKNVRVVSIAIGKYIEKKLNKNLPVLIGYDTRFLANEFAKACTNELLNLDLNVQLSQVVIPTPVIAFWAAKIPQGSNGAIQFTASHNPPKYCGLKYITNYGGPAPVEITDEITNYIDAHRDAPLGRLYENIDIRTFDPKQQYIDHLKSLIDFDKIKKSNLKIIYDPMYGAGNNYLDYILKEAGCETITIHNKRDPLFGNLFPEPKEEFLNELKQVVVSKNANLGLATDGDADRLAAIDNSGNFYSANKIGSMLVRHLVKNKKLKGKVVRTMSTTHLIDSLAKRYDLEAIETKVGFKWICEIMLKENVLIGIEESGGISILNHIPDKDAILSGMLLTEMLAYENKTLSQIYSETIKEAGYSYINDKLDLHLNKEQINSFISSLKKENLLKINNLKTKSINTTEGVKYLFEDGSWFFARPSGTEPLARVYFEATSDKVLNAMKNKIQEIVNQAQCQK; encoded by the coding sequence GTCTTCTAATATAAAATTTGGTACCGATGGCTGGCGGGATGTAATTGCAGATGGATTTACATTTAAAAATGTAAGAGTTGTTAGTATTGCCATTGGAAAATATATTGAAAAAAAATTAAATAAAAATTTACCTGTTTTAATTGGCTATGATACTCGCTTCCTGGCTAATGAATTTGCAAAAGCCTGTACTAATGAATTATTAAATCTTGATTTAAATGTTCAACTCTCACAAGTAGTAATACCAACACCTGTTATTGCTTTTTGGGCAGCTAAAATACCACAAGGCTCCAATGGTGCAATTCAATTTACAGCAAGTCATAATCCACCAAAATATTGTGGCTTAAAATACATAACCAATTACGGAGGACCTGCACCTGTTGAAATAACAGATGAGATAACAAATTACATTGACGCCCATAGAGACGCCCCACTGGGGCGTCTCTACGAGAACATTGATATCCGAACATTTGATCCAAAACAACAATACATTGATCACCTAAAATCATTAATTGATTTTGACAAGATAAAAAAATCAAATCTTAAAATCATATATGATCCTATGTATGGTGCAGGCAACAACTATTTAGATTACATTTTAAAAGAAGCTGGATGTGAAACTATAACAATTCATAATAAAAGAGATCCTCTTTTTGGAAATTTATTTCCAGAACCAAAAGAAGAATTTTTAAATGAATTAAAACAAGTTGTTGTATCAAAAAATGCAAATTTAGGACTAGCAACAGACGGCGATGCTGACAGGCTAGCTGCAATTGATAATAGTGGCAATTTTTATTCTGCAAATAAAATAGGTTCAATGTTAGTTAGGCATCTGGTTAAAAATAAAAAATTAAAAGGAAAAGTAGTAAGGACAATGTCTACAACTCATTTAATTGATTCATTAGCAAAAAGATATGATTTAGAGGCTATTGAAACAAAAGTAGGTTTTAAATGGATCTGCGAAATAATGTTAAAAGAAAATGTACTCATTGGAATAGAAGAATCTGGTGGAATTAGTATTTTAAACCATATCCCTGATAAAGATGCGATTCTTTCTGGCATGCTTTTAACTGAAATGTTAGCTTATGAAAATAAAACTCTTTCTCAAATTTATAGTGAAACTATTAAAGAAGCTGGTTATTCATACATAAATGACAAACTTGATCTTCACTTAAATAAAGAACAAATTAATTCTTTCATTTCAAGCTTAAAAAAAGAAAACTTACTAAAAATAAATAACTTAAAAACAAAATCAATTAATACTACTGAAGGAGTAAAGTATTTATTTGAAGATGGCAGCTGGTTTTTTGCAAGGCCAAGTGGTACTGAACCACTTGCCAGAGTGTATTTTGAAGCAACCTCTGATAAAGTATTAAATGCAATGAAAAACAAAATACAAGAAATCGTCAATCAAGCACAATGCCAAAAGTAA